Proteins from a single region of Chryseobacterium sp. W4I1:
- the pfkA gene encoding 6-phosphofructokinase, whose amino-acid sequence MKESAVKKIAVLTSGGDSPGMNAALRAVVRTANYYNIECYGVREGYNGLINDDFLKMGPRSVKNIINQGGTILKSARSVEFRTPEGRQKAYDNCVKHGVDALVCIGGDGTFTGAKIFYEEFGIRVIGVPGTIDNDIFGTDNTIGYDTALNTAMEAIDKVRDTATSHNRVFFVEVMGRDAGFIALNSGLATGALDILIPEKKDSMEDLFANFRKAEKTGKASSIVVVAEGEKLGSIYDLADQTKKEFPEYDIRVTILGHIQRGGSPSCADRVLASRLGYGAVVGLMEGKTNVMAGMRSNDMVYTPIEDAIKKHNEINKDLLLISEILAI is encoded by the coding sequence ATGAAAGAGAGTGCTGTAAAAAAAATTGCAGTTCTTACCTCAGGAGGTGACTCTCCGGGTATGAATGCAGCATTAAGAGCGGTGGTAAGAACCGCAAACTATTATAATATTGAATGCTACGGAGTAAGGGAAGGCTATAACGGCCTCATCAACGACGATTTCCTCAAAATGGGTCCCCGTTCCGTAAAAAATATAATCAACCAGGGCGGAACAATTCTTAAATCCGCCAGATCCGTGGAATTCAGAACTCCGGAAGGACGTCAGAAAGCCTATGACAACTGTGTAAAACATGGTGTAGATGCATTAGTGTGCATTGGCGGTGACGGTACTTTTACAGGGGCAAAGATCTTTTACGAAGAGTTCGGAATCAGAGTGATCGGTGTACCGGGAACTATTGATAATGATATTTTCGGAACGGATAACACCATTGGTTATGACACGGCTCTGAATACAGCGATGGAAGCTATTGATAAGGTTCGTGATACGGCAACCTCTCACAACAGAGTTTTCTTTGTAGAGGTAATGGGTCGTGATGCCGGTTTTATCGCTTTAAACAGTGGATTGGCAACTGGTGCCCTGGATATCCTTATTCCAGAGAAAAAAGACAGCATGGAAGATCTTTTCGCAAATTTCAGAAAAGCAGAAAAGACCGGAAAAGCATCAAGCATCGTTGTAGTGGCTGAAGGTGAAAAGCTGGGAAGCATCTATGATCTCGCAGATCAGACTAAGAAAGAATTCCCTGAATATGATATCCGTGTAACAATCCTGGGACATATCCAAAGAGGTGGCTCCCCAAGCTGTGCAGACAGAGTTTTGGCCAGCAGACTGGGTTACGGTGCCGTAGTAGGTTTAATGGAAGGAAAAACAAATGTAATGGCCGGAATGCGTTCCAATGATATGGTATATACGCCAATCGAAGACGCCATTAAAAAACATAATGAAATCAATAAAGATCTTTTACTGATTTCTGAAATTTTAGCAATCTAA
- the gap gene encoding type I glyceraldehyde-3-phosphate dehydrogenase, protein MSTIKVGINGFGRIGRLVFRAMTERDNIEVVGINDLINAEYMAYMLKYDSVHGIFAGEVSVEGNDLVVNGKRIRVTAERDPNNLKWNEVGADYIVESTGLFLSKESAQAHINAGAKKVILSAPSKDDTPMFVMGVNHKELTDDIKILSNASCTTNCLAPLAKVIHDNFGIVEGLMTTVHATTATQKTVDGPSAKDWRGGRAALNNIIPSSTGAAKAVGKVIPSLNGKLTGMSFRVPTVDVSVVDLTVRLEKATSYDEICAAIKAASEGELKGILGYTEDAVVSQDFVGDKRTSIFDKDAGIMLSPNFVKLVSWYDNEMGYSNKLVDMLVHAASL, encoded by the coding sequence ATGTCAACAATCAAAGTAGGTATCAACGGTTTTGGTAGAATTGGACGTCTTGTTTTCAGAGCAATGACTGAAAGAGACAACATTGAAGTAGTAGGAATCAATGACCTAATCAATGCAGAATACATGGCTTACATGTTAAAATATGATTCTGTACACGGTATTTTCGCAGGAGAGGTTTCTGTAGAAGGAAATGATCTTGTAGTAAACGGAAAAAGAATCAGAGTAACTGCTGAGAGAGACCCGAACAACCTAAAATGGAATGAAGTAGGTGCAGACTATATTGTAGAATCTACAGGTCTTTTCTTATCTAAAGAATCTGCTCAGGCTCACATCAATGCAGGGGCTAAAAAAGTAATTCTTTCTGCTCCTTCTAAAGACGATACTCCAATGTTTGTAATGGGTGTAAACCACAAGGAACTTACTGACGATATCAAAATTTTATCAAACGCTTCTTGTACAACAAACTGTTTAGCTCCACTGGCTAAGGTAATTCACGATAACTTCGGAATTGTAGAAGGTCTTATGACTACGGTACATGCTACAACAGCAACTCAGAAAACTGTTGATGGTCCTTCTGCTAAAGACTGGAGAGGTGGTAGAGCTGCTCTTAACAACATTATCCCTTCTTCTACAGGTGCTGCTAAAGCAGTAGGAAAAGTAATCCCTTCATTGAATGGAAAACTTACAGGGATGTCTTTCAGAGTACCTACAGTAGACGTTTCTGTAGTTGACCTTACAGTAAGATTAGAAAAAGCTACTTCTTACGATGAGATCTGTGCTGCTATCAAAGCTGCTTCAGAAGGTGAATTGAAAGGAATCTTAGGATACACTGAAGATGCAGTAGTTTCTCAGGATTTCGTAGGAGATAAGAGAACTTCTATCTTCGACAAAGATGCCGGTATTATGCTTTCTCCAAACTTTGTAAAACTTGTTTCTTGGTATGACAACGAAATGGGTTACTCAAACAAATTGGTAGATATGCTTGTACACGCTGCTTCCTTATAA
- a CDS encoding LuxR C-terminal-related transcriptional regulator codes for MENSEKKHPLIEVWNTYPGTRRDRKILDKPPVERIISEMFAIGEFYYYALNLTNSTLSHHHENILKLHGLSTYPENLKDVIDLTHPDDIEFVMKAEQTLIDKMTEIGQENQLYIKCSYCFRMKTAEGNYELFHHQSVITMEDETGIPIQALNIHTNIHHITKENPYTVLVSGIGSRNDFHQIKLGSFSKHENFSEHLTKREMEVLALITKGYSGPEIAQAMILSEHTVRTHRKNILRKTDSRNCKELVKKAFERGLI; via the coding sequence ATGGAAAATTCGGAAAAAAAGCACCCTCTGATTGAGGTATGGAATACATATCCGGGTACCAGAAGAGACAGAAAGATTCTGGATAAGCCTCCAGTGGAACGTATTATCAGTGAGATGTTTGCTATTGGTGAATTTTACTATTATGCCCTGAATCTTACCAACAGTACTCTTTCGCACCATCACGAAAACATTCTTAAGCTTCATGGTCTCTCAACTTATCCCGAGAATTTAAAAGATGTCATTGATCTTACTCATCCTGATGATATTGAATTTGTCATGAAAGCGGAACAGACCCTTATTGACAAAATGACTGAAATAGGGCAGGAAAATCAACTTTATATTAAATGCAGCTATTGCTTCAGGATGAAAACCGCAGAAGGAAATTATGAACTGTTCCATCACCAGTCTGTGATCACCATGGAGGATGAGACGGGCATTCCTATACAGGCTTTAAACATTCATACCAATATCCATCACATCACAAAAGAAAATCCTTATACCGTTCTGGTTTCCGGGATTGGTTCCAGAAATGATTTTCATCAGATAAAGCTGGGCAGCTTTTCTAAGCACGAGAACTTTTCAGAACATTTAACAAAAAGAGAAATGGAAGTCCTTGCCTTAATTACCAAAGGCTATTCCGGACCGGAAATAGCCCAGGCAATGATCCTGTCTGAACACACCGTACGCACTCACCGAAAAAATATTTTAAGAAAAACAGATTCCAGAAACTGCAAGGAACTTGTAAAAAAAGCTTTTGAAAGAGGACTCATTTAG
- a CDS encoding oxygenase MpaB family protein codes for MEGITVHPRFKDSPHFKDFWEKGNGKLLIDFSGAEVSFKDFDQFSHYFYHVDETGDEVVKDVYWVKKFKEASADIEHYIRNGVSEKDNIPESVKKLFGQTQQIPEWLDYNLLKSGVELCMRSNLDSLISLRDYCLIGGYDYAYLNKPLTATEALKKGAVKRLSETLDFWVNVTRYDALEVHAKGYEFAIKTRLIHSYARLSIKKYYKQWDTENWGEPINSWDMMATYIGFSLVFLHSLQKLGNTFSKEEEDGIFHLWKYVGYLLGIPERLLPDNKKQATEYFYLWTSMQPPSDKDSILLAHSLLNESLENPILKYKFQRTNLRYLHICCTWFLLDDEVCKRLQIPDVPNRNLFPKTKILINKIYDKIVSRDARIKKGNKDQMKVLKDYLEITKNSNFH; via the coding sequence ATGGAAGGAATTACTGTACATCCCCGTTTTAAAGATTCACCCCACTTCAAAGATTTCTGGGAAAAGGGTAATGGAAAACTACTGATCGATTTTTCAGGAGCTGAAGTGAGCTTTAAAGACTTTGACCAATTTTCACATTATTTTTATCATGTTGACGAAACCGGTGATGAAGTGGTAAAGGACGTTTATTGGGTAAAAAAATTCAAAGAAGCTTCTGCAGATATCGAACATTACATACGAAATGGCGTTTCCGAAAAAGACAATATACCCGAAAGTGTAAAAAAGCTTTTCGGCCAGACACAACAAATTCCGGAATGGCTTGATTACAATCTTTTGAAAAGTGGCGTAGAACTATGCATGCGAAGCAATCTCGATTCGCTGATCTCATTACGGGATTATTGCCTGATCGGAGGTTATGATTATGCTTACCTCAACAAACCTCTCACTGCCACAGAAGCACTGAAAAAAGGAGCAGTAAAACGTCTTTCAGAAACACTGGATTTTTGGGTAAATGTAACGCGTTATGATGCCTTGGAAGTCCATGCCAAGGGTTATGAATTTGCTATAAAGACCCGCCTGATTCATTCTTACGCCAGACTTTCCATAAAGAAATATTATAAACAATGGGATACTGAAAACTGGGGTGAACCGATCAATTCCTGGGATATGATGGCCACCTATATTGGGTTCAGCCTTGTGTTTCTTCACAGTCTTCAAAAACTGGGAAATACTTTTTCTAAGGAAGAAGAAGATGGAATTTTTCATTTGTGGAAATATGTAGGATATCTGCTGGGAATTCCCGAACGTCTTCTTCCGGACAACAAAAAGCAGGCAACGGAATATTTTTATTTATGGACTTCCATGCAACCGCCTTCGGATAAAGATTCTATTCTTCTGGCTCATTCTTTATTGAATGAATCTCTGGAAAATCCTATTTTAAAATATAAATTCCAAAGAACCAATCTCAGGTATCTCCACATCTGCTGTACATGGTTTCTCCTTGATGATGAAGTTTGCAAAAGGCTTCAGATTCCTGATGTTCCGAACAGAAATCTGTTTCCAAAAACAAAGATCCTGATTAACAAAATATATGATAAGATAGTAAGCCGTGATGCCAGAATAAAGAAAGGTAATAAAGATCAGATGAAAGTATTGAAAGACTATCTGGAAATTACAAAAAATTCAAATTTCCATTAA
- the recA gene encoding recombinase RecA, protein MSNIEDKKKALALVLDKLDKTYGKGTVMTLGDNSVDNTIEVIPSGSLGLDIALGVGGYPRGRIIEIYGPESSGKTTLTLHAIAEAQKAGGIAAFIDAEHAFDRTYAAKLGIDLENLIISQPDNGEQALEIADNLIRSGAIDIVVIDSVAALTPKAEIEGEMGDSKMGLHARLMSQALRKLTATISRTKCTVIFINQLREKIGVMFGNPETTTGGNALKFYASVRLDIRKASAPIKNGDEAIGSRVKVKIVKNKVAPPFKMAEFDIMYGEGVSKVGEILDTAVDKGIVKKSGSWFSYEETKLGQGRDAVKDVLRDNPELAEELENKIKDELKNK, encoded by the coding sequence ATGAGCAACATAGAAGATAAGAAAAAAGCACTGGCATTAGTGCTTGACAAGCTAGATAAAACATACGGAAAAGGAACAGTAATGACGTTGGGAGACAATTCTGTTGACAATACAATTGAAGTGATTCCTTCAGGGTCTTTAGGACTTGACATTGCGCTTGGCGTTGGCGGTTATCCACGAGGAAGAATCATTGAAATATACGGTCCTGAATCTTCTGGTAAAACTACACTTACCCTTCACGCAATTGCTGAAGCCCAAAAAGCAGGTGGTATTGCTGCTTTCATTGATGCTGAGCACGCCTTTGACAGAACTTATGCTGCAAAACTTGGAATTGATCTGGAAAACCTTATTATTTCCCAGCCGGACAATGGTGAGCAGGCTCTTGAAATTGCTGACAACCTGATCCGTTCAGGAGCAATTGATATCGTAGTAATTGACTCGGTAGCAGCTCTTACACCTAAAGCAGAGATTGAAGGCGAAATGGGAGATTCTAAAATGGGTCTTCATGCAAGATTGATGTCTCAGGCATTAAGAAAATTAACAGCTACGATCTCAAGAACAAAGTGTACCGTGATTTTCATCAACCAGTTGAGAGAAAAAATTGGTGTCATGTTTGGAAACCCTGAAACAACAACCGGTGGTAACGCCCTGAAATTCTATGCTTCCGTAAGATTGGATATCAGAAAAGCAAGCGCACCCATCAAAAACGGTGATGAAGCTATCGGGAGCCGTGTAAAAGTGAAGATTGTTAAAAACAAAGTAGCTCCACCATTCAAAATGGCAGAATTCGACATTATGTATGGCGAAGGAGTTTCTAAAGTAGGTGAAATCCTTGATACTGCAGTTGATAAGGGAATTGTAAAGAAAAGCGGTTCTTGGTTCAGTTATGAAGAGACTAAATTAGGTCAGGGACGTGATGCGGTGAAGGATGTTTTAAGAGATAATCCTGAACTTGCTGAAGAATTAGAAAACAAGATCAAAGACGAACTGAAAAACAAATAA